One genomic region from bacterium encodes:
- a CDS encoding carboxymethylenebutenolidase gives MAEHRRVAWIAAPFAVAAFLAATGAAAQQARGQVEHRGEAAHAPQATAKARQTALPPGAADARQRLANSPRHGEWVMVATGPADSVRAWVVYPERPDRAPVVVVVHEIYGLTDWIRAVADQLAADGFIAIAPDLLTMKNVPADPATGEPDRDAATAAIRTLDPADVHRQLRAVAEYGMGLPAATRSYGVVGFCWGGAVAFAHAVRVPELGAAVVYYGASPAPEELGTVRAPVLGLYGGDDARVNVTVPPADSAMKALGKTFEYQIYDGAGHGFLRQQDGKDGANLAAARAAWPRTVEWFRRYLMGEARVGG, from the coding sequence ATGGCCGAGCACCGCAGGGTTGCGTGGATCGCCGCACCGTTCGCTGTTGCTGCGTTCCTCGCGGCCACGGGCGCCGCGGCGCAGCAGGCGCGGGGCCAGGTTGAGCATCGCGGTGAAGCTGCGCACGCGCCGCAGGCTACGGCGAAGGCGCGGCAAACGGCCCTGCCGCCCGGCGCCGCGGATGCCCGGCAGCGGCTGGCGAACTCGCCCCGGCACGGGGAGTGGGTGATGGTGGCGACGGGGCCGGCGGACAGCGTGCGTGCGTGGGTGGTGTACCCGGAGCGGCCCGACCGCGCACCCGTCGTGGTGGTCGTGCACGAGATCTACGGCCTGACGGACTGGATCCGAGCGGTGGCGGACCAGCTCGCGGCGGACGGGTTCATCGCCATCGCGCCGGACCTCTTGACCATGAAGAACGTGCCGGCCGATCCCGCCACCGGCGAGCCGGACCGGGATGCGGCCACGGCGGCGATCCGCACGCTGGACCCGGCCGACGTGCACCGGCAGCTCCGGGCGGTGGCGGAGTACGGCATGGGGCTTCCTGCGGCGACGCGCAGCTACGGCGTCGTCGGATTCTGCTGGGGCGGCGCGGTGGCGTTCGCCCACGCGGTGCGCGTGCCGGAGCTCGGCGCGGCGGTGGTGTACTACGGGGCCTCGCCTGCGCCCGAAGAGCTGGGCACCGTCCGTGCGCCGGTGTTGGGGCTATACGGGGGAGACGACGCGCGGGTGAACGTGACGGTGCCGCCGGCGGACTCGGCGATGAAGGCCCTCGGCAAGACGTTCGAGTACCAGATCTACGACGGCGCCGGCCACGGCTTCCTGCGGCAACAGGACGGGAAAGACGGCGCGAACCTGGCTGCGGCGCGCGCGGCGTGGCCGCGGACGGTGGAGTGGTTCCGGCGGTATCTGATGGGCGAAGCGCGGGTCGGGGGGTGA